In Polyangiaceae bacterium, a genomic segment contains:
- a CDS encoding sugar ABC transporter permease — protein MVRLAHDVARGEDDVKDERKGASALLESAAVHVVIVVAVAFSLYPVLWVLATAFSHGNAPERSVWPVPHAATLEHLVGVITAPHFGVQALNSLVVSISTALVGIAIALPAAYAMSRFTFLGKESGVRLLLATQMFPMVASAVPLYIVLEYLGLLDTRTGLVVAYATTSVPFAIFQLRGAFDSIPKDLEEAAMVDGATRVGAFLRVVLPAARPAIAVTALFAFMSAYNEFILAATILGKEEALTLPVVLQRFVGEHDAAWGSFAAGSIVVSLPVMVLFYVVQRHLVSGLTAGGVKG, from the coding sequence ATGGTTCGGCTCGCGCATGATGTCGCGCGTGGCGAGGACGACGTGAAGGACGAGCGCAAGGGAGCCTCGGCGCTGCTCGAGAGTGCGGCCGTCCACGTCGTGATCGTGGTCGCCGTGGCGTTCTCGCTCTATCCGGTGCTCTGGGTCCTGGCTACGGCCTTCTCTCACGGCAACGCTCCGGAGCGCAGCGTGTGGCCGGTGCCGCACGCGGCCACCTTGGAGCACCTGGTAGGGGTGATCACCGCGCCACACTTCGGCGTCCAGGCCCTGAACAGCCTGGTGGTGAGCATCTCCACCGCGCTGGTGGGCATCGCCATTGCGTTGCCGGCGGCCTACGCCATGTCGCGCTTCACCTTCCTGGGAAAGGAGAGCGGCGTTCGGCTGCTGCTCGCCACCCAAATGTTCCCGATGGTGGCCTCGGCGGTCCCGCTCTACATCGTGCTGGAATACCTGGGCCTGCTCGACACCCGCACCGGCCTGGTGGTGGCCTACGCCACGACCAGCGTTCCCTTCGCAATTTTCCAGCTGCGCGGCGCTTTCGACTCGATCCCGAAGGACCTCGAAGAAGCCGCCATGGTCGATGGCGCCACGCGGGTCGGAGCGTTCCTACGCGTGGTGCTGCCCGCTGCGCGCCCGGCCATCGCCGTCACGGCCCTGTTCGCGTTCATGAGCGCCTACAACGAGTTCATTCTCGCCGCCACCATCCTGGGCAAGGAAGAAGCGTTGACCCTTCCGGTGGTGCTGCAGCGTTTCGTCGGCGAGCACGACGCGGCGTGGGGCAGCTTCGCCGCCGGATCCATCGTGGTGAGCCTGCCCGTGATGGTGCTGTTCTACGTGGTGCAACGTCATCTCGTCAGTGGTCTCACTGCCGGCGGCGTAAAGGGCTGA
- a CDS encoding protein kinase, translating into MSEAGKEDSRAGPAPNTVVAQKYRLGPQLGSGAMGRVFRAEHLILERPVAIKFVLGVAGVKSRRFLREAQTAQALSSEHILRVFDVGFHDELPYIVMELLDGEDLDAVLASRGPLPFSEAVDYVLQACLGVAEAHAAGIVHRDIKPSNLFLTRTATGAPLIKVLDFGISKVLEPEKEDAEGTAAGSLLGSPYYMSPEQLRNPKNVDGRTDVWALAVTLYTLLANSHPFEGNTISEVTAAIFTDPPLPLLERSPNIPEELSAVLCRALAKRPEDRTPSVAAFAQELRPFASEVGRLSAQRLSSTAPPVARATPVPAREARSTTAERTATLPGADATAPSVEAPEPESSGSSRRLWLLALAAALAGTVTWLAMRGSSAAPDATRHAEPAATAPVPTPPVSAVPTAAPTASVSSSATPSAAPVAVKAPVPVKSTPRPAPAPSAKPAPTASHKPHLDIDGIPIVE; encoded by the coding sequence ATGTCAGAGGCGGGCAAGGAGGACAGCCGCGCCGGCCCGGCCCCGAACACCGTGGTGGCGCAAAAATACCGCCTGGGCCCGCAGTTGGGCTCTGGCGCCATGGGACGGGTGTTCCGCGCGGAGCACCTCATTCTGGAGCGGCCGGTGGCCATCAAGTTCGTCCTTGGCGTCGCTGGCGTGAAGAGCCGGCGCTTCCTGCGCGAGGCGCAGACGGCGCAGGCCCTCAGTAGCGAGCACATCCTGCGCGTCTTCGACGTCGGCTTCCACGACGAGCTGCCCTACATCGTGATGGAGCTGCTCGACGGCGAAGACCTGGACGCCGTGCTCGCGTCTCGGGGGCCGCTGCCCTTCAGTGAAGCTGTCGACTATGTCCTGCAGGCTTGTCTGGGCGTCGCGGAAGCTCACGCCGCAGGCATCGTCCATCGAGACATCAAGCCGTCGAATCTGTTTCTCACGCGAACCGCCACGGGTGCACCGCTGATCAAGGTGCTCGACTTCGGCATTTCCAAGGTGCTCGAGCCGGAGAAGGAAGACGCGGAAGGTACGGCGGCGGGCTCGCTGCTCGGCTCGCCGTACTACATGTCGCCGGAGCAGCTCCGCAATCCGAAGAACGTGGACGGCCGTACGGACGTGTGGGCGCTCGCGGTCACGCTCTACACGCTGCTCGCCAACTCGCATCCCTTCGAAGGCAACACCATCAGCGAGGTCACGGCCGCCATCTTCACGGATCCGCCGTTGCCGCTCTTGGAGCGTTCGCCGAACATCCCCGAAGAGCTCTCCGCGGTGCTGTGCCGTGCCCTCGCGAAGCGGCCGGAAGATCGCACGCCGTCGGTGGCCGCCTTCGCGCAGGAGCTTCGACCCTTTGCCTCGGAAGTGGGGCGTTTGTCCGCGCAGCGGCTGTCCAGCACGGCGCCCCCCGTGGCGCGGGCCACACCCGTGCCGGCCCGGGAGGCCAGGAGCACGACCGCCGAACGCACGGCCACGCTGCCGGGCGCGGACGCGACGGCGCCCAGCGTGGAGGCTCCCGAGCCCGAATCCAGCGGGAGCTCGCGCCGGTTGTGGTTGCTCGCGTTGGCTGCGGCGCTGGCCGGCACCGTGACTTGGCTCGCGATGCGTGGCAGCTCCGCAGCACCGGACGCGACGCGTCACGCCGAGCCCGCTGCGACGGCTCCAGTGCCGACACCACCCGTGAGCGCCGTTCCAACGGCAGCGCCGACCGCGTCCGTGAGCAGCAGTGCAACTCCCAGCGCTGCGCCGGTGGCAGTCAAGGCTCCCGTGCCGGTGAAGTCGACGCCCCGACCCGCACCGGCGCCTTCCGCGAAGCCGGCGCCGACCGCGTCACACAAGCCGCATCTCGACATCGATGGCATTCCCATCGTGGAGTAG
- a CDS encoding tetratricopeptide repeat protein — MVRLSRTLVLAALLFAAPAAAEGGAAAAGADALFREAVALAEAGKFKEAANKFEASYELDPARGTLQGWAMAEERAGEPERAYLHYQQLAREAKAAKDGPRAKLAAERMSALSSKVALVALEISGPAEAEGKVTLDGRALDDAEIGTPILVSPGEHVFEGASPSGASFHQAVSAAIGEKVRAQVSWHLPNTSALPAPVEPPASHPERDEGTSSSPLTTIGLIVGGAGVVAGGIGTYLWIDSGKDFDSVSGDCPNGQCPPGTQSRIDDGRSKENLARLLLIGGGAAVAAGVTLFVVGNAQENHAHARAVVGPTGAYLTGRF, encoded by the coding sequence ATGGTGCGCCTGTCTCGTACCTTGGTGCTCGCGGCGCTGCTGTTCGCCGCGCCGGCGGCGGCGGAAGGTGGGGCGGCTGCGGCCGGGGCCGACGCGCTCTTTCGCGAAGCGGTGGCGCTGGCGGAGGCGGGCAAGTTCAAAGAGGCCGCGAACAAGTTCGAGGCGAGCTACGAGCTCGATCCCGCGCGCGGCACGCTGCAGGGCTGGGCCATGGCCGAAGAACGCGCGGGCGAGCCGGAGCGGGCGTATCTTCACTATCAGCAGCTCGCTCGAGAAGCGAAGGCGGCGAAGGACGGGCCCCGCGCAAAGCTGGCGGCCGAGCGCATGAGCGCGCTCTCTTCCAAGGTGGCTTTGGTCGCGCTCGAGATATCCGGCCCAGCCGAGGCGGAAGGCAAGGTGACCCTCGATGGCCGTGCCCTGGACGACGCCGAGATCGGCACGCCCATCCTCGTCTCCCCAGGGGAACACGTGTTCGAGGGAGCGTCTCCTTCGGGAGCCAGCTTCCATCAGGCCGTCAGCGCCGCGATAGGGGAAAAGGTTCGGGCACAGGTGTCGTGGCACTTGCCGAACACTTCGGCACTGCCTGCGCCGGTCGAGCCACCTGCAAGCCACCCCGAGCGGGATGAAGGCACGTCTTCCAGCCCGCTCACGACGATCGGCCTGATCGTGGGAGGAGCCGGCGTGGTGGCGGGGGGCATCGGCACGTACCTGTGGATCGATTCCGGGAAGGACTTCGATAGCGTCAGTGGTGACTGCCCCAACGGCCAGTGCCCACCGGGTACCCAGAGTCGCATCGACGACGGCCGCTCCAAAGAGAACCTGGCGCGGTTGCTCTTGATCGGCGGCGGGGCTGCCGTAGCCGCGGGGGTGACACTGTTCGTCGTGGGCAATGCTCAAGAAAATCACGCCCATGCGCGGGCGGTGGTGGGTCCGACAGGCGCTTACCTCACCGGGCGCTTCTGA
- a CDS encoding serine/threonine protein kinase, translating to MAEAPRTIGRYALHTALASGGMATVHLGRLLGPVGFSRTVAIKRLHASFAQDPDFVSMFLDEARLAARIRHPNVVPVLDVVALEGELFLVMEYVQGEALSRLRRSFGKPIAVPVVARIAVDMLNGLHAAHEAKNERGEPLDIVHRDVSPHNILVGVDGISRVTDFGIAKAENRIQTTREGQIKGKLAYMAPEQLRERAVDRRTDVYAAAVVVWEALTAKKLFARDDPGAMVARILEGNVQRPSALVPGIPSEVDAIVMQGLAANPDARFASAQEMALALEHAVRLEPAARVGQWVEQVAASSLTERAAAVADLETASHSSVDSVRSFMREASQSLPAPEPERPSSTHSVAQVSSLSVDSPGETKTPNRRPLVLVAVVLGVLGIAAVVALSRTSGGRAPEPITAASSAKTAEPTPETTLQPLASAPPPPSASAPAPEQPAKVVHRPAATHKPPAPPPPEPTKNPSDFSNLTRE from the coding sequence ATGGCTGAGGCTCCGCGTACGATCGGGCGCTACGCGCTGCACACGGCTCTCGCCTCCGGTGGGATGGCCACGGTGCACCTCGGGCGGCTCCTGGGTCCCGTGGGGTTTTCGCGAACGGTCGCCATCAAGCGGCTGCATGCGTCCTTCGCGCAGGATCCGGATTTCGTTTCCATGTTCCTGGACGAGGCGCGCCTGGCGGCGCGCATTCGCCACCCCAACGTGGTGCCGGTGTTGGACGTGGTGGCACTCGAGGGTGAGCTGTTCCTCGTCATGGAGTACGTACAGGGGGAAGCGCTCTCGCGACTTCGGCGCTCCTTCGGCAAGCCCATCGCGGTGCCGGTGGTTGCGCGCATCGCCGTGGACATGCTCAACGGCCTGCATGCGGCGCACGAGGCGAAGAACGAGCGTGGGGAGCCGCTCGACATCGTTCATCGCGACGTCTCGCCCCACAACATATTGGTGGGCGTGGATGGCATCTCGCGGGTGACGGACTTCGGCATCGCGAAGGCGGAGAACCGCATTCAGACCACCCGCGAAGGACAAATCAAAGGGAAGCTCGCGTACATGGCGCCGGAGCAGCTTCGGGAGCGGGCCGTGGATCGACGCACGGACGTATACGCCGCCGCCGTAGTGGTGTGGGAAGCGCTGACCGCCAAGAAGCTGTTCGCTCGGGACGACCCCGGAGCCATGGTCGCCCGCATCCTCGAAGGCAACGTGCAGCGGCCGAGCGCATTGGTCCCAGGCATCCCGAGCGAGGTGGACGCCATCGTCATGCAGGGCTTGGCCGCGAATCCCGATGCTCGCTTCGCGAGCGCGCAGGAGATGGCGCTGGCTCTCGAACATGCGGTGCGACTCGAACCCGCAGCCCGTGTTGGTCAGTGGGTGGAGCAGGTCGCGGCGAGCTCGCTCACGGAACGTGCTGCGGCTGTGGCGGACCTGGAGACGGCGTCCCACAGCAGCGTCGATTCGGTTCGGTCCTTCATGCGGGAGGCGTCCCAATCGCTGCCTGCCCCAGAGCCGGAACGGCCGAGCTCCACGCATTCGGTCGCGCAAGTGTCGAGCCTGTCGGTGGACTCACCTGGCGAAACCAAGACACCGAACCGCCGGCCGCTCGTGCTCGTGGCGGTGGTGCTGGGCGTGCTCGGGATTGCCGCGGTGGTTGCACTTTCTCGAACGAGCGGAGGCCGCGCTCCCGAGCCCATCACCGCCGCCTCCAGCGCGAAGACGGCGGAGCCCACGCCAGAGACCACGCTGCAACCCTTGGCGTCCGCCCCGCCGCCGCCCTCCGCCTCCGCGCCGGCGCCGGAACAGCCTGCCAAGGTCGTGCATCGTCCGGCAGCGACGCACAAACCGCCGGCTCCGCCGCCTCCCGAGCCGACCAAGAATCCGAGCGACTTCTCGAACCTCACGCGGGAGTAG
- a CDS encoding thymidine kinase encodes MYHVPRDTGWIEVITGCMFSGKTEELIRRLNRARYARQTVLIFKPRIDERYAKESVVSHSKQELTALAIDDATEIIAHALDADVIGIDEAQFFGPPLLAVVERLANAGKRVVVAGLDQDYLGRPFEPIPALMAVAEYVTKNLAICVRCGNPADRSQRLVRRDATVVVGGSETYEARCRRCFDPGESVPSQKDLFTPSEPPPPVAEPGS; translated from the coding sequence ATGTATCACGTCCCCCGTGACACCGGATGGATCGAGGTCATCACCGGCTGCATGTTCAGCGGCAAGACCGAAGAGCTCATTCGGCGCCTCAACCGCGCGCGCTACGCGCGGCAGACGGTGCTCATCTTCAAGCCTCGGATCGACGAGCGCTACGCGAAGGAGAGCGTCGTCAGCCACTCCAAGCAAGAGCTCACGGCGCTGGCCATCGACGACGCCACGGAGATCATCGCGCACGCCTTGGACGCCGACGTGATCGGCATCGATGAAGCGCAGTTCTTCGGCCCGCCGCTGTTGGCGGTGGTGGAGCGGCTGGCCAACGCAGGCAAGCGCGTCGTGGTCGCCGGGCTGGATCAGGACTACCTGGGCCGCCCCTTCGAGCCGATCCCGGCATTGATGGCGGTCGCCGAGTACGTCACCAAGAACCTCGCCATCTGCGTCCGCTGCGGAAACCCCGCGGATCGCTCCCAGCGCCTGGTGCGCCGGGACGCCACGGTGGTGGTGGGCGGCAGCGAGACCTACGAGGCGCGCTGCCGCCGCTGCTTCGACCCGGGGGAATCCGTTCCCTCGCAGAAGGACCTGTTCACGCCTTCGGAGCCGCCGCCGCCAGTGGCCGAGCCCGGCTCCTAA
- a CDS encoding PEGA domain-containing protein, with protein MRQLRAAQLTRLATLGVALALLTSPALAQDASAQADALIEAGVALRRDGKEREALARFQEAYKLSPSPRALGQMGLAAKSLRLYVESERYLEGALASSEDDWVQKNRAALEAARDVVAKQLGSLAVSSNVAGATLVINGAPSGTLPLPSPLRVVAGSLRVEVKAEGYAPSERVEMVPAEKLTEVHFDLKPKPAEAAPVVTTPPPPAKSEPAPRDVPAPASHRPWAYAAGAVGIVGLAAGTYFGIQTLNKKSDRDAVCPDNPCPTQEGVSLDGEARDAALLSTIGFGVGIAGLGAATVLWITEPKVNATASANSGFVSLSGKF; from the coding sequence TTGCGACAACTTCGTGCCGCCCAGCTGACGAGACTCGCCACGCTCGGCGTGGCGCTGGCTCTGCTCACCTCGCCGGCGCTGGCTCAGGATGCCAGCGCGCAGGCGGACGCTTTGATCGAAGCGGGCGTCGCCCTGCGTCGGGACGGCAAGGAGCGCGAAGCGCTCGCGCGCTTTCAGGAAGCCTACAAGCTCAGCCCGTCGCCCCGAGCCCTGGGGCAGATGGGGCTCGCGGCCAAATCCCTTCGACTGTACGTGGAGAGCGAGCGCTACTTGGAAGGCGCGCTGGCTTCCAGCGAGGACGACTGGGTGCAGAAGAACCGCGCCGCCCTCGAGGCCGCGCGGGACGTGGTGGCCAAGCAACTCGGCTCCCTCGCCGTCAGCAGCAACGTGGCGGGCGCAACCCTCGTCATCAACGGCGCGCCTTCCGGCACCTTGCCGCTGCCCAGCCCGCTGCGCGTGGTGGCAGGGTCGTTGCGGGTCGAGGTGAAGGCCGAGGGCTACGCGCCGAGCGAGCGCGTCGAGATGGTCCCCGCGGAGAAGCTCACGGAGGTCCACTTCGATCTGAAGCCGAAGCCCGCCGAGGCGGCCCCGGTGGTCACAACGCCGCCCCCTCCGGCCAAGTCGGAACCCGCGCCTCGGGACGTGCCGGCGCCTGCGTCCCATCGTCCGTGGGCCTACGCTGCGGGCGCCGTGGGGATCGTCGGGCTCGCGGCGGGAACCTATTTCGGCATCCAAACGCTGAACAAGAAGAGCGACCGCGACGCCGTGTGCCCCGATAATCCCTGTCCCACACAAGAAGGCGTGAGTCTCGACGGCGAGGCGCGGGATGCCGCGCTGCTTTCGACCATCGGCTTCGGCGTGGGTATCGCCGGTCTCGGTGCAGCCACCGTGCTCTGGATCACGGAGCCCAAGGTGAACGCCACCGCCAGCGCGAACAGCGGCTTCGTGTCCCTCTCCGGGAAGTTCTAA
- a CDS encoding extracellular solute-binding protein → MSAALKRLWMALALATVLTVGTSARAADPVLVWHAYRGEEKQALEQVLSAWQKRTGIPVEALQVPHDAYASKLAAAAPRGHGPHVFIDSHERLGDLVERSAAKELPALSPAEAAQYQPRALEALTDGDHVRGLPIALKCIALYVNPALLAKVPDTLEGIFALKEQLPPGVFPIAYEANNVYFHAAILHAFGGAQLLPNGDFGFVGPAAEKSVELVRSAVEMGAVPEEASGALVDELFKSGRAATVMSGPYFASDIGNAVKYRVVPLPKIAAANAPMKPFLTVEAVALTPKGVQRPDAEKLARFIAGPESAAIRARVGRQVVARAELPEVARNDPFLTAFAEQAKVAVVMPSTPRMRATWEPARRALVKSLNGTVAPAAALAEAQRRFDDVVRPPPPPASPTPLLFLIGGLCVAGAVWLFRKRDDLGPAFRRSLPAYRWVAHAVIAVGLLVFLPIIVGAGASLYAGRLGSMHYVGFANFVAILTARGGALLSTGSFWVVLLVTVLWTLVNVVLHVGIGFVLGLLLSRPALALKPIYRVLLIVPWAVPSYVTALAWRGMFSRQFGAISALIEAFGGEPFSWWARFSTAFTANVATNVWLGFPFMMVVTLGALTGVPKEVLEAAEVDGATRWQRMWRVTVPMVVPAMLPAVLLGAIWTFNMFNVVFLVSGGEPDGTTDILVSEAYRWAFTRQAQYGYAAAYSVLIFLLLWFGSRMMSRVARTT, encoded by the coding sequence ATGAGCGCGGCCCTGAAGCGGCTCTGGATGGCCCTGGCCTTGGCGACGGTGCTGACCGTGGGCACCTCGGCCCGGGCCGCGGATCCCGTGCTCGTTTGGCACGCCTACCGGGGGGAGGAGAAGCAGGCGCTGGAGCAGGTGCTTTCGGCGTGGCAAAAGCGCACCGGCATCCCGGTGGAGGCGCTGCAGGTGCCCCACGACGCCTACGCTTCGAAGCTGGCGGCGGCCGCGCCCCGTGGCCACGGGCCGCACGTGTTCATCGACTCCCACGAGCGCCTCGGGGATCTGGTCGAGCGCAGCGCGGCAAAGGAGCTGCCCGCCCTGTCCCCGGCCGAAGCGGCGCAGTATCAGCCGCGGGCTCTGGAGGCGCTCACCGACGGCGACCACGTGCGGGGCTTGCCCATCGCTCTCAAGTGCATCGCGCTGTACGTGAACCCTGCGCTGCTCGCGAAGGTGCCGGACACGCTGGAAGGCATCTTCGCACTGAAGGAGCAGCTGCCGCCGGGCGTGTTTCCCATCGCTTACGAAGCGAACAACGTCTACTTCCACGCCGCCATCCTGCACGCCTTCGGTGGTGCGCAGCTGCTGCCGAACGGTGACTTCGGTTTCGTCGGCCCCGCGGCGGAGAAGTCCGTGGAGCTCGTACGCAGTGCCGTGGAGATGGGCGCCGTACCGGAAGAGGCGTCCGGTGCGTTGGTCGACGAGCTGTTCAAGAGCGGTCGCGCCGCCACCGTGATGAGCGGACCCTACTTTGCGAGCGACATCGGCAACGCCGTGAAGTACCGCGTCGTCCCGCTGCCCAAGATCGCCGCGGCGAACGCGCCCATGAAGCCGTTCCTCACGGTGGAAGCCGTGGCCCTCACGCCCAAGGGCGTTCAGCGTCCCGATGCGGAAAAGCTCGCGCGCTTCATCGCCGGGCCGGAGTCGGCGGCCATCCGCGCGCGGGTAGGACGCCAAGTCGTCGCACGTGCCGAGCTGCCGGAGGTCGCCCGGAACGATCCGTTCCTCACGGCTTTCGCGGAGCAGGCCAAGGTAGCGGTGGTGATGCCGTCCACTCCGCGCATGCGGGCGACGTGGGAGCCGGCACGCCGCGCGTTGGTGAAGAGCTTGAACGGCACCGTGGCTCCCGCCGCCGCCCTGGCGGAGGCGCAGCGCCGCTTCGACGACGTAGTTCGCCCACCGCCTCCACCCGCGTCACCCACTCCTCTTCTTTTTTTGATTGGGGGTTTGTGCGTCGCGGGAGCGGTGTGGCTATTCCGAAAACGCGACGACCTGGGCCCCGCGTTTCGTCGCTCGCTACCCGCCTACCGTTGGGTCGCGCACGCGGTGATCGCCGTCGGGCTGCTGGTGTTTCTACCGATCATCGTCGGCGCCGGCGCGTCGCTCTATGCCGGTCGGCTCGGGAGCATGCACTACGTCGGCTTCGCGAACTTCGTCGCGATCCTCACGGCTCGTGGCGGCGCACTGCTCTCGACGGGATCGTTCTGGGTCGTGCTGCTCGTCACGGTGCTGTGGACACTGGTCAACGTCGTCCTGCACGTCGGCATCGGCTTCGTCCTCGGTCTGCTCCTTTCGCGCCCCGCGCTGGCGTTGAAGCCCATCTACCGAGTGCTCCTGATCGTGCCCTGGGCAGTGCCCTCTTACGTCACCGCGCTCGCCTGGCGCGGCATGTTCAGCCGCCAGTTCGGCGCCATCAGCGCGCTGATCGAGGCCTTCGGCGGCGAGCCGTTCTCGTGGTGGGCGCGCTTTTCCACGGCCTTCACCGCCAACGTGGCCACCAACGTGTGGCTCGGCTTTCCGTTCATGATGGTCGTGACCCTGGGCGCGCTGACGGGAGTCCCGAAAGAAGTGCTGGAAGCCGCAGAGGTGGACGGCGCCACGCGTTGGCAACGCATGTGGCGCGTCACCGTGCCCATGGTGGTGCCCGCCATGCTCCCGGCGGTGCTGCTGGGCGCCATCTGGACCTTCAACATGTTCAACGTGGTGTTCCTGGTGAGCGGTGGTGAGCCGGACGGCACCACGGACATCCTCGTCTCCGAAGCCTACCGCTGGGCGTTCACCCGGCAGGCACAGTACGGCTACGCGGCGGCGTACTCCGTGCTCATCTTCCTGCTGCTATGGTTCGGCTCGCGCATGATGTCGCGCGTGGCGAGGACGACGTGA